From a region of the Oryza sativa Japonica Group chromosome 6, ASM3414082v1 genome:
- the LOC4341523 gene encoding putative pentatricopeptide repeat-containing protein At3g13770, mitochondrial yields MLAARGLLRPEAAARGLALQRCFVAPLRAASGMALPGASARFHEYEAAITACIERRALWEGRQVHARMITARYRPAVFLGTRLVTMYVRCGALDDARNVLDRMPERSVVSWTTMISGYSQTERHVEALDLFIKMLRAGCIPNEYTLATVLTSCSGPQSIYQGKQVHSLLVKTNFESHMFVGSSLLDMYAKSENIQEARRVFDTLPERDVVSCTAIISGYAQKGLDEEALDLFRQLYSEGMQCNHVTFTTLVTALSGLASLDYGKQVHALILRKELPFFVALQNSLIDMYSKCGKLLYSRRVFDNMLERSVVSWNAMLMGYGRHGLGHEVISLFKDLHKEVKPDSVTLLAVLSGCSHGGLVDEGLDIFDTVVKEQSALLHTGHYGCIIDLLGRSGRLEKALNLIENMPFESTPSIWGSLLGACRVHANVHVGELVAQKLLEMEPENAGNYVILSNIYAAAGMWKDVFKVRKLMLEKTVTKEPGQSWIILDKVIHTFHSSERFHPSKKDINAKIKEIFVDIKAAGFVPDLSCVLHDVDDEQKERMLLGHSEKLAITFGLMNTPPGLTIRVMKNLRICVDCHNFAKFVSKVYEREISLRDKNRFHLLTHGNCTCGDYW; encoded by the exons ATGCTTGCCGCGCGCGGGCTCCTGagaccggaggcggcggcgcgcggcctcgCGCTCCAGCGCTGCTTCGTCGCGCCGCTCCGCGCCGCATCGGGGATGGCGCTTCCGGGGGCCAGCGCGAGGTTCCACGAGTACGAAGCCGCCATCACGGCGTGCATCGAGAGGAGGGCGCTCTGGGAGGGGCGGCAGGTGCACGCGCGCATGATCACGGCGAGGTACCGGCCTGCGGTGTTCCTGGGGACCCGGCTGGTTACCATGTACGTGCGGTGCGGCGCGCTGGACGACGCGCGCAACGTGCTCGATAGAATGCCGGAGCGGAGTGTGGTCTCGTGGACGACGATGATTTCAGGCTATTCTCAAACAGAACGACATGTCGAGGCCTTGGATCTGTTCATCAAGATGCTTAGAGCTG GATGCATCCCTAATGAATACACTTTAGCAACTGTTCTTACATCCTGTTCTGGTCCTCAAAGTATATACCAGGGCAAGCAAGTCCATTCTCTCTTAGTCAAGACAAATTTTGAGTCACACATGTTTGTTGGGAGTTCCCTGCTTGACATGTATGCCAAGTCAGAAAACATCCAAGAAGCTCGAAGAGTATTTGACACGCTTCCAGAAAGGGACGTCGTTTCGTGTACTGCAATTATATCTGGCTATGCTCAAAAGGGTCTTGATGAGGAAGCCTTGGACTTGTTCAGACAATTGTATAGTGAGGGAATGCAATGCAATCATGTTACCTTCACCACCCTTGTTACTGCATTGTCTGGCCTGGCTTCTTTGGATTATGGCAAACAAGTCCATGCCTTAATACTTCGTAAAGAATTGCCTTTCTTCGTTGCTCTACAGAATTCTTTGATCGATATGTACTCCAAATGTGGTAAACTGTTATACTCAAGGAGAGTATTTGACAACATGCTAGAGAGATCAGTCGTCAGTTGGAATGCAATGCTTATGGGATATGGAAGGCATGGATTGGGGCATGAAGTTATTAGTCTCTTCAAAGATTTGCATAAAGAGGTGAAGCCTGACAGTGTGACTTTGTTGGCTGTTTTATCTGGTTGTAGCCATGGTGGGCTGGTTGATGAGGGCCTTGATATATTTGATACTGTGGTCAAAGAGCAAAGTGCACTTCTCCACACTGGACACTATGGATGCATTATTGATCTTCTTGGACGTTCTGGACGACTAGAGAAAGCTTTAAATTTGATAGAAAATATGCCATTTGAGTCAACTCCATCAATTTGGGGTTCACTGCTCGGTGCTTGCAGAGTCCATGCTAACGTTCATGTTGGTGAGCTTGTTGCTCAGAAGCTTCTGGAAATGGAGCCAGAAAATGCTGGCAATTATGTAATACTTTCTAACATTTATGCTGCTGCTGGGATGTGGAAAGATGTTTTCAAAGTGAGGAAGCTAATGTTGGAGAAGACAGTGACCAAGGAACCAGGGCAGAGCTGGATAATTCTTGACAAGGTTATTCACACCTTCCATTCAAGTGAGCGGTTCCATCCCAGTAAGAAAGACATAAATGCCAAGATAAAAGAGATATTTGTCGATATCAAAGCAGCTGGCTTTGTTCCAGACTTGAGTTGTGTGCTGCATGATGTTGATGATGAGCAAAAAGAACGCATGCTTCTTGGTCACAGTGAGAAGCTGGCAATAACTTTTGGATTGATGAACACTCCTCCAGGATTGACTATCCGGGTTATGAAGAATCTTCGCATATGTGTTGATTGCCATAATTTTGCCAAATTTGTTTCAAAAGTTTATGAAAGGGAGATATCCCTTAGGGACAAAAATCGATTTCATCTACTTACACACGGAAACTGCACCTGTGGAGATTATTGGTGA
- the LOC4341524 gene encoding protein gamma response 1 — MNANVLGGDVVADDFNYFSGVSTIFVANIQEVKDRVSQIELLFCSQLFPHVQAMWKAAKDAWMEREAALLSQLEELSSGKRHAEEKALQLGCSLDEMKGKLADAERSVAGHEVEKKRLLGRLEEEIGNKDEVIRRLEREIAEKAADFSRERDAHQRLLQLVELKDKNLLLEQNKRRDAEEMALQLGNSLEDMKGNFERLIARHEVEKERIPGRLEEEMGKKDEVIGRLESEIAEKAADVSRERDAHQRMLQQVELKDKDLLLEQNKRKDLIEDYTKLKTLYKDLKSQYNFLVGKIGQNEGSKSPVVNVVDRKTSGSPPSKRKLKDLVDTKKENNQAVSKTVDEKNGPASSAKAQGTHHASSVRSPFSNSRLCLPSRTTNPPPKNATSNSKTEAASSFTRPSLHWRETRARKEPGVVDPHDDFLDTPLEAVKNMIRNPKTPEEAQALAASPPKDMDFNNSDDETQDVNIATQGQKNMPVPKQQSTISIQPPNKGFKYTEPVRKKADRENLKGVECKQCKKFYDAVLPDGRTNGDGVDSTSMRCEHHDGVSRHRYRYAPPLTPEGFWNIGFESEM, encoded by the exons ATGAATGCGAATGTGTTGGGCGGCGATGTGGTGGCGGACGATTTCAACTACTTCTCCGGTGTGAGCACCATCTTTGTGGCCAACATCCAGGAGGTGAAGGACCGGGTTTCCCAGATCGAGCTCCTCTTCTGCAGCCAGCTCTTCCCTCATGTCCAGGCCATGTGGAAGGCGGCCAAGGATGCGTGGATGGAGAGGGAGGCCGCCCTATTGAGCCAATTGGAGGAGCTGAGCAGCGGGAAGCGGCACGCGGAGGAGAAGGCGCTGCAGCTGGGGTGCTCCCTTGATGAGATGAAGGGGAAGCTTGCGGATGCCGAGCGATCGGTCGCGGGGCATGAGGTTGAGAAGAAGCGGCTTCTGGGGAGATTGGAGGAGGAAATTGGGAACAAAGATGAGGTTATTCGCCGGCTAGAGAGGGAGATTGCGGAGAAGGCTGCTGATTTTTCCAGGGAGAGAGATGCCCATCAGAGGCTTTTGCAGCTGGTTGAGTTGAAGGACAAGAATTTGCTTCTCGAGCAGAATAAACGGAGGGATGCGGAGGAGATGGCACTGCAGCTGGGGAACTCTCTTGAGGATATGAAGGGGAACTTTGAGCGATTGATCGCGAGGCATGAGGTTGAGAAGGAGCGAATTCCGGGGAGGTTGGAGgaggaaatggggaaaaaggaTGAGGTTATTGGGCGGCTAGAGAGCGAGATTGCGGAGAAGGCTGCTGATGTCTCTAGGGAAAGAGATGCCCATCAGAGGATGCTGCAGCAGGTTGAGTTGAAGGATAAGGATCTGCTTCTCGAGCAGAATAAGCGGAAGGACCTGATCGAGGATTACACTAAGCTGAAGACACTCTACAAGGATTTGAAGTCTCAGTACAACTTTCTTGTTGGAAAGATTGGCCAGAATGAAGGCTCCAAGTCTCCTGTAGTCAATGTGGTGGATCGGAAAACCTCCGGAAGCCCTCCAAGCAAGAGAAAGCTCAAAG ATCTGGTGGACACTAAAAAGGAGAACAATCAGGCAGTATCTAAGACTGTAGATGAGAAAAATGGTCCTGCTTCAAGTGCAAAGGCACAAGGTACCCACCATGCTAGCTCAGTCAGGAGTCCATTCAGTAACTCGCGCCTTTGTCTACCGTCTCGTACAACCAATCCTCCACCAAAGAATGCTACTAGCAATTCAAAAACAGAGGCAGCATCTAGTTTCACCCGCCCAAGTCTACACTGGAGGGAGACTCGCGCGCGTAAAGAACCAGGCGTTGTAGATCCACATGATGATTTCCTTGACACACCTCTGGAGGCTGTCAAAAATATGATCAGGAATCCTAAAACGCCAGAAGAAGCACAAGCCCTTGCTGCCTCTCCTCCTAAAGATATGGACTtcaataactctgatgatgagaCTCAAGATGTCAATATTGCCACCCAGGGCCAGAAAAACATGCCAGTTCCCAAGCAGCAAAGTACAATTTCAATCCAACCACCAAATAAAGGTTTCAAATACACAGAACCTGTAAGAAAAAAGGCTGACCGGGAGAATCTGAAAGGCGTTGAGTGCAAGCAGTGCAAGAAATTCTATGATGCTGTTCTTCCAGATGGCCGCACAAATGGTGACGGTGTGGACTCTACAAGCATGAGGTGTGAGCATCATGATGGCGTATCCAGACATCGCTACAGGTACGCGCCGCCGCTGACACCTGAAGGGTTTTGGAACATTGGGTTTGAATCAGAAATGTAG